The Desulfovibrio sp. JC010 genomic interval AGAAAACCGGGAAAGCACATCAAGGGTCCCGTCAGTGGAACCGTCGTTGATGATGCAGATTTCAAAATCAGTATAAGTCTGGCGCAGCAGGGATTTCAAAGAACGCGCAATACTCTGTTGACCATTATAGACAGGTAGTAGGACTGAAGCTTTGGGCATTGGTTTTCCTGCTGCAATTGTTGATTATGAATGTTTTGATCGTGCTGAAATTTATCCACTTATTCCTGCAAAGTAAACACTGTCCACTTATTTCATGCCTCAAGAACCGAAAACGGTAGAAATAGATTATGATTTGGATTATGTTGGTCCGATGGAAAATATCGAAGTAATAAACAAGGATTGGCTGGCTTCCATGGCCTCTACCAAAAAGGAATTCCTGACTAAATTATTCGGGGTATTCCTGCGCGATGAACCCGCACGGGTCACCAAGATAAGGGAAGCCTTTGAAGCCGAAGAAATGGACGAACTGAAATACCTTGCCCACTCCCTGAAAGGCGCAGCAGCCACCATGGGAGCCGATAGGGTCCGCGA includes:
- a CDS encoding Hpt domain-containing protein — its product is MENIEVINKDWLASMASTKKEFLTKLFGVFLRDEPARVTKIREAFEAEEMDELKYLAHSLKGAAATMGADRVREACLRLEYSARDGDKELSEKNLHVLEDEMKLVYDFMSEFIQ